CGTTCGGGTAGAGCTTGCGCTCGATGAAGTAGTCATCGGTGAGCGCCGCCTCTTCCAGCTGCTTTGCGATGTCCAGCAACGGGTCGCCGCCGAGCTTGGCCAGAATCTTGTCGGCCTGCTCTTTGACGATCCGGGCACGCGGGTCGTAGTTCTTGTAGACGCGGTGACCGAAGCCCATCAGCTTGACGCCGGCCTCGCGGTTCTTCACCTTGCGGACGAACTCGCCCACGTCGTCGCCGCTCTCACGGATCTGCTCGAGCATCTCGAGCACGGCCTGGTTGGCGCCGCCGTGCAGCGGACCCCACAGGGCGTTGATCCCGCCGGAGATGGACGTGAACAGGTTGGCCTGAGAGGACCCGACCAGCCGCACGGTCGAGGTCGAACAGTTCTGCTCGTGGTCGGCGTGCAGGATCAGCAGCATGTCCAGGGCCCGGACCACCTCGGGGTCGGCCTGGTAGGGCTCGGCGGGCAGCCCGAAGGTCATCCGCAGGAAGTTCTCCACCAACGTCAGCGAGTTGTCCGGGTAGAGGAACGGCTGGCCGACCGACTTCTTGTAGGCGTAGGCGGCGATGGTGGGCAGCTTGGCCAGCAGCCGGATGGTGGACAGCTCGACCTGGGTGTTGTCGGTGGGGTCCAACGAATCCGGGTAGTACGCCGACAGGGCGTTGACGGTGCTGGACAGCACCGGCATCGGGTGGGCGTTGCGCGGAAATCCGTCGAAGAACCGCTTGAGGTCCTCGTGCAGCATGGTGTGCAGCTGGATGCGCTGAGTGAATTCGGCCAGCTGATCGGTGGTGGGCAGCTCGCCGTAGATCAGTAGGTAGGAGACCTCGATGAAGGTGGACTTCTCGGCGAGCTGGTCGATCGGGTACCCGCGGTAGCGCAGGATGCCGGCGTCACCGTCGATGTAGGTGATGGCGCTCTTGCAGGAAGCCGTGTTGACGAAGCCGTTGTCGAAGGTGGTGTGCCCCGTCTTGGACAGCAGCGGACCCAGCGCAATGCCGTCGGCACCTTCGGTTGCATGGACGACCTTCAGGTCGATCTCGCCCCCCGGGTACTTCAGAGTTGCGGTGTCGTCGGTGTCGCCCACGAGAACCCCTTTGCGCTCAGGCTTGATATGGCTGCCCGCCCAAGGTGCACATCTGTGCACTAGGTGCGTATAGGTGAAGGTAGTCGTTATCTCCACGGCGTGCCTTCTCGGGGTCGGATCTGCAGGTCGGTCACCTGACGGAGAGGCCGGAAGTCTCCGCAACGCGCTGGTTAACGACTTATATTTGGCCAATGACTGCATGCGGGTCATGCGGTAACGACATGCGGGCGAACGCCAGGTTTTGCGACCAGTGCGGCACTGCCACCCTGCTCCCGGCCGAGACGGCCAACTACAAGCAGGTCACCGTGTTGTTCGCCGACGTCGTGCGCTCGATGGACCTCGCGGCCAACCTGGACATCGAGCGGTTGCGCGAGGTGATGACCGAGCTGGTGCAGCGGTCGGCGGCGGTAGTGCAGCGCTACGGCGGAACGGTCGAATACACCGGTGACGGGGTGATGGCGCTGTTCGGCGCCCCGGTCGCACTGGAGGATCACGCCCTGCGCGGGTGTCTGGCCGCCCTCGCTATCCAGGACGAAGCCGCCGGGCTGGCAGCCGAGGTGGCGCGCCGCGACGACGTGGCGCTGCAACTGCGGGTCGGCCTCCATTCGGGACAGGTCATCGCGGGCGAGATCACGCTGGGGTATGCCGCGACGGGTGAAACGGTCGGGCTGGCGCAGCGGATGGAATCGGCGGCGCAACCAGGCGGGATATTGCTGTCGGAGTCAACCGTGCGACTGGTCGAGCACGCCGCGGTGTTGGGCGTGCCGGAACTGGTGCACATCAAGGGTGTTGCCGACCCGGTGCCGGCGCGCCGGCTGTTGGCCATCAGCCGACCGGACGGCGTGGTGGCCCGCGCCGAGGCGAACCTGGTGGGCAGGCGCTGGGAGATGGCCGCGTTGGACGCCATGGTGGAACGGGCGATCGGCGGACGTGGCGGTGTCGTGACGGTGGTGGGACCGCCAGGCATCGGCAAGAGCCGGGTGGCTCGCGAGATCGCGGCGCGGGCCGCGCCGCGCGGAGTTGAGGTGTATTGGACGTTCTGTGAGTCACACGCCCGCGACGTTTCCTTCGGCGTGGTGGCCAGGTTGCTGCGCGTCGCAAGCGGCGTTACGGACCTCAGTGGACCAGCCGCCCGTACGCGGGTGCGGGACACCGTGCCGCCCGACGCCAACCCGCACGATCTGCTGTTGCTTGACGATCTGCTCGGCATCGCCGACCCGGACGTGCCGCTGCCCCAGATCGACCCCGAGGCCCGACGGCGCCGGTTGACCAGCCTGATCAACAGCACGTCGCTGGCGCGCACCGAGCCGGCGCTCTTCGTGATCGAGGATGCGCACTGGATCGACGCGGTCAGCGAGTCGATGCTTGCCGACTTCCTGACCGTCATCGCACGGACCCCATCCGTGGTCCTGATCACCTATCGCCCGGAGTACCGGGGAACGCTGACGTGCGTGACCGGTGCGCAGACCATAGCGCTTGCGCCACTGGCTGATTCGGACACCGCGGCACTGCTGGGGGAGCTGCTCGGTTCCCATCCCTCCGTCGGTGAGCTGGCACCGATCATTGCCGGGCGCGCCGCGGGCAACCCGTTCTTCACCGAGGAAATGGTGCGGGAACTGGTGCAACGCGGGACGCTGACCGGCGAGCGCGGCGGATACGTCTGTTCGGCGGAAGTCGCTGAGTTGAGCGTGCCGGCCACCGTGCAGGCGGCGATCGCGGCACGCATCGACCGACTCGATTCAGCCGCACGGCGGACATTGAACGCGGCATCGGTGATCGGAGCCCGCTTCGACGCTGACCTACTCGCAGCGTTGGGCATCCAGCCGCAGGTCGATGAATTGCTGCATGGGGAACTGATTGATCAGGTGCGGCTAACCCCAAGTGCCGAGTACGCCTTTCGCCATCCGCTGATCCGCGCGGTGGCCTACGAATCGCAACTGAAGGCCGACCG
This genomic stretch from Mycobacterium paragordonae harbors:
- a CDS encoding AAA family ATPase, producing MTACGSCGNDMRANARFCDQCGTATLLPAETANYKQVTVLFADVVRSMDLAANLDIERLREVMTELVQRSAAVVQRYGGTVEYTGDGVMALFGAPVALEDHALRGCLAALAIQDEAAGLAAEVARRDDVALQLRVGLHSGQVIAGEITLGYAATGETVGLAQRMESAAQPGGILLSESTVRLVEHAAVLGVPELVHIKGVADPVPARRLLAISRPDGVVARAEANLVGRRWEMAALDAMVERAIGGRGGVVTVVGPPGIGKSRVAREIAARAAPRGVEVYWTFCESHARDVSFGVVARLLRVASGVTDLSGPAARTRVRDTVPPDANPHDLLLLDDLLGIADPDVPLPQIDPEARRRRLTSLINSTSLARTEPALFVIEDAHWIDAVSESMLADFLTVIARTPSVVLITYRPEYRGTLTCVTGAQTIALAPLADSDTAALLGELLGSHPSVGELAPIIAGRAAGNPFFTEEMVRELVQRGTLTGERGGYVCSAEVAELSVPATVQAAIAARIDRLDSAARRTLNAASVIGARFDADLLAALGIQPQVDELLHGELIDQVRLTPSAEYAFRHPLIRAVAYESQLKADRADWHRRLAAAIESKSRDSPDSNAALIAEHLEAAGELAEAYAWHMRAGARSANLDVGAARVSWERACQIADTLPADRTDQLSLRIAPRTMLCASGWQAITESRGRFEELRELCAAAGDSVSLAIGMTGLATEYMYSGRTGEGSKIMSEQMRLLESIGDPTLIGLAFIGFNNWFDAGDFGEILRWSQTVIELADGDPTKGSEFGFGSPLAAALAWRGVAGWWVGRRGWRHNLLDAYTLARNSDPTTYAMIAGWTYGLPITYGVFRPDDSALRRIEHAVQKAEASSNAALSIARYAWAAALLSREAASDRDRGLELMVQVRAMWLHEPIPFLVPVAELWVARDAARRGDHDSSIPVMRRTVDELYRAGRPFFELLGIGVLTETLLERGAAEDITEAQAAIDRLTQLGAQDNWAMREITLLRLRALMARTCGDDDAYRVLVDRYRTMADTLGFDGHIAWAETMAARAASEYRSTRQSGDDAAARLPGLSGRAGLN
- a CDS encoding citrate synthase, yielding MGDTDDTATLKYPGGEIDLKVVHATEGADGIALGPLLSKTGHTTFDNGFVNTASCKSAITYIDGDAGILRYRGYPIDQLAEKSTFIEVSYLLIYGELPTTDQLAEFTQRIQLHTMLHEDLKRFFDGFPRNAHPMPVLSSTVNALSAYYPDSLDPTDNTQVELSTIRLLAKLPTIAAYAYKKSVGQPFLYPDNSLTLVENFLRMTFGLPAEPYQADPEVVRALDMLLILHADHEQNCSTSTVRLVGSSQANLFTSISGGINALWGPLHGGANQAVLEMLEQIRESGDDVGEFVRKVKNREAGVKLMGFGHRVYKNYDPRARIVKEQADKILAKLGGDPLLDIAKQLEEAALTDDYFIERKLYPNVDFYTGLIYRALGFPVRMFTVLFALGRLPGWIAHWREMHDEGDSKIGRPRQIYTGYTERDYVGIDGR